One part of the Chryseobacterium mulctrae genome encodes these proteins:
- a CDS encoding MauE/DoxX family redox-associated membrane protein gives MKTIKTRFVEIVSYFFILLFCYASISKMMDFENFQYQIGQSPLLTSYSDIISYGILALELSVSMLLIFEKTRRLGLYASFVLMVSFSFYIYLILNYSEFIPCSCGGILEKMDWRTHLIFNIITVFLAAAAILVQTKILKENLTSAAILMFLLSLCSVGILIFLHQQSVNLTEKENNFVRRFLQHPVDEERRFDLKVNSYYFAGSTKDSMYLGNHTTPFILSSIDNDFQKIKALSVVPDQSDFTFKSSKMLVKNNHYYLYDGTIPILYKGNTGQTNLKTISYKQIYFSQLQTLNEESFPIITYSLEKKIQSLGLLSLNPKVNSKVHPELLEKVNDGIFDTDGKLAVDHYSDKIIYSYSYKNKFVVLDSNLKNKQTFHTIDDLSNQQIEVVHLKDGQKKMKNHPVIVNKSVFAYKGLLFIESDRMGKFENKKQQKQSITICTSSN, from the coding sequence ATGAAAACCATCAAAACAAGATTTGTAGAAATCGTCAGTTATTTTTTCATCCTACTGTTTTGTTATGCCAGTATCAGTAAGATGATGGATTTTGAAAATTTTCAATATCAAATCGGTCAATCACCACTTCTGACCTCATACTCGGACATCATTTCTTATGGAATACTTGCCCTTGAACTCTCAGTCAGTATGTTATTGATATTTGAAAAGACGAGAAGGCTGGGTTTGTATGCATCTTTTGTTTTGATGGTTTCATTCTCCTTTTACATATACCTTATTCTCAACTACAGTGAGTTTATTCCTTGTTCATGTGGAGGCATATTAGAAAAAATGGATTGGAGAACACATTTAATCTTCAATATTATAACCGTTTTTCTAGCAGCTGCCGCAATTTTAGTACAAACTAAAATTTTGAAAGAAAACTTGACTAGCGCTGCCATTTTAATGTTCCTATTGTCATTGTGCAGTGTCGGAATTCTGATTTTTCTGCATCAGCAGTCAGTAAACTTAACAGAGAAAGAAAACAACTTTGTGAGAAGATTTCTACAGCATCCTGTGGATGAAGAGCGAAGGTTTGACCTGAAGGTGAATTCATATTATTTTGCAGGATCAACAAAAGACTCGATGTATTTGGGAAACCATACCACGCCTTTTATACTGAGCTCAATAGATAATGATTTTCAAAAAATTAAAGCACTTTCTGTAGTTCCTGACCAATCAGATTTTACATTCAAAAGTTCCAAAATGTTGGTAAAGAATAATCATTATTACTTATACGACGGGACTATTCCTATATTATATAAGGGAAATACTGGACAAACTAATTTAAAGACAATTAGTTACAAACAAATTTACTTTAGTCAGCTACAGACATTGAATGAAGAATCATTTCCGATTATTACTTATTCGCTGGAGAAAAAAATCCAATCTTTGGGCTTACTATCATTAAACCCGAAAGTAAATAGTAAGGTTCATCCTGAACTCCTTGAAAAAGTGAATGACGGCATCTTTGACACCGATGGAAAGTTGGCTGTAGATCATTATTCAGATAAAATCATCTATTCTTACAGCTACAAAAATAAGTTCGTGGTTCTGGATAGCAACTTAAAGAACAAACAAACATTTCATACAATAGATGATTTAAGTAATCAGCAGATTGAAGTTGTGCACTTAAAAGACGGTCAGAAAAAAATGAAAAATCATCCAGTGATCGTAAATAAGTCAGTTTTTGCTTATAAGGGGTTACTGTTTATCGAGTCAGACCGGATGGGGAAATTTGAAAATAAGAAACAGCAAAAGCAGTCCATCACCATTTGTACGTCTTCAAACTAA